The sequence TCGGTGGCGCGATGGTGCCTATGGTCAATGATGGCAAGAAAGTCGAATTCAGTAAACATGTTGCGAGCCTGCCACCGGAGAGCTTCGACGCGTTTATCCCGTTATTTGATCGCCTAAAAGAGGTGCTGGATCACCAGATATAGCGGCATCAAGTCATATGGCATAAGGTAACGAGAAGGCCCGTTACAGCGGGCCTCTTATTTTTTCAAGGACATCTCATGAAACCGAAACTCGTACCCAAGCCGGGGCGGGCGCTTTGGCGCGCCTATTCGATGTGGCCAGTCTATCTCGCCGGCGCCCTTGGCGTCATCCCATACATCGTTCCGTACCTTGACGGCGTTATTCCGAGGTGGCTGTCAATCGCCATTCTCTTGCTGTCGCCTCTGGGGCGAATCATTGATCAGGGAGACATAGATGCCGATTAATCGGATTGTCGCGACGAAACGCGGCAACGCGCTGGTCGCTGGTGTTGTTGCAGCCGCTATCAGCGGCATGGTCGCCATATTTCCCGGCGAGCCACCAGTTCATGACGACACTGCGCTCGCCATCAAGATCCTGCAGCCGTGGGAGGGTAGAAGGCTCGTCGCCTACCTCGATACTCTCCCTACAAAACCAGTCTGGACAATCTGCGATGGCGACACGGACAATGTTCGGAAGGGCATGATTGAAACCAACGCCGGCTGCGACACCCGTCTCGCCAAGAAGATGGAGAGGGATTATCGGCCGCATTTGGTGAAATGCATCGCAGATTGGGACAGCAAACCACTTAGCTGGCGCGGCTCGATGCTTACGCTTTCATGGAATATCGGTGTCGGAGCAACATGCAATTCGACGGCAGCGCGCCTTGGACGCGAAGGCAAATATCGCCAAAGCTGTGAAGCTGCAACAGCATTCAATAAGGCCGGCGGCCGCACCCTCAAGGGTCTCGTAAATCGCCGCGAGATGGGTGATTCCCAGCGTGCCGGCGAGGCAGAGGTTTGTGTATCGGGGCTGTCGGCATGATCGCATTTCTCAGCACAAGCCTTGGGCGCTGGATCGCCGGCGCTCTTGTGGCTGTTCTGGCGCTTGCCAGCGTCTATTTCGTCGCCGATCACCGCGGATATGCGCGGGCCGAAACAGCATACACTGCCAAGATTGAGCAGATGAAAGCCGCTGCCGCCACGGCGCGCGCCGCCGAGATTGAGCGCCAGGACGCCGCGAACAACGCCGCGAAGCAAGCCGAAGCCAAGCGCATCGTGCAGATGCAGGCAGACACCGAGGCACTTCAAATCCAGATAGAGGAGCTCCAGCGTGAAGCTCATCAAGACCCTGACGCTGGTAAGCCTGCTCTTGGCGCTTCCAGCGTGCGCCGCATCAACAAGGTACGTTAGCCCGCCACCGGCGCCGCAGCTGGCAAAACCGGATTCGGCTCTGACGAAGGATTGCGACGCGCCGGTTAACATTGGCGACAAAGCGCTGACGCAGGAGCAGACTGAAAATCTGTGGATTCCAGACCGCAAGGCGCTCCTTGAATGCCGTCGCCGGCATGCGGCGCTGCGGGATTTTTATGCTGACCGAGATAGCAGACTGGAAGGCAAGAAGTGACGGCAGAAGAAATCATGAAGGCCGTGATGTTCTTCCTTGCCGTCGCTGGCGCCGGCTGGGGAGTTTGGTGGAAGATCGACGGCAAGGTCGACAGGGTGAAGACCGAAGCCGATAAAAAATTTGCGGACCTGAGCGAAGAGGCCAAGAAGGCTCGTGAAGATCTGGCGGAACACAAGCTCCACTCGGCAGAGACATACATCACCAAGCAGGGTCTTCGGGAAACAACAGACCAGATCATGAGTGCTATCGGCGGCGTAAAAACCGCCGTCGAAAACATGACCCTGCGCGTCGATCGCATCGTCGAAAATCAGAGTAAGCAGCCGCGCTCAACTCGGGCCGGATAAGGATGGACTATGCCGGACAGGCCACGTTACGACACATACCTGACGAAGGGCGATTGCTTCGATCTTTCGCTGATTTATAAGGCGAACGGGTCCGCTGTCGACCTGACTGGATATTCCGCCCAAATGGCTATTGCATGGTCATATGAGCGCGGGCCAGCGAAGGTAATTACGAATGGCTCATTGATCTTGAGCGGCACAATCGTCGCTGCTGAGGGCAAGATATCATTCCACGCCACGTCGGCGCAAACTGGCGCGCTCCCCAAGATTTCGAAGGCTGACTATCAGGTCCGGATAACAGATCCAGGCGGTTGCCTTTCTACAATCCTATACGGCAACCTGAGTGTCTATAAGAGCGACTTCGAGGTAGTATAATGTCTGACGTTGATGTCACAATTATCGCCAAAGAGCGTATCGTTGTAGTTGAGGCCGTTGAAAATCTCATCGAGGTCGCGCAGCCTGGCCCACAAGGCCCGGCTGGTCCTCAAGGTGATCCAGGGCCGCCAGGACCAAGCGGAGCATCTTCTTGGTCTGATATTACCAATAAACCATCCACGCTTGCCGGCTATGGCATCACGGACGCCGCGACGGCCGCGCAGGGCGCCAAGGCGGACAGCGCCTTGCAATCTGGGGCATCGAGCGACCTGATAGCAGAAGGCGGAGGCCATCTGTTTTTCTCGTCATCGAGGGTGTTGGGCGTTGTTTTGTCCGGCCTATCTAGTGCCACGAATGCCGCTATAACCGCGTCAGACACTGTTTTGTCTGCGTTCGGAAAATTGCAGGCGCAGATAAATGGGCTTGCTTCCAGCAAGCTCGACACGACGGCAACCGCTGCGGCAGCAACGAAGCTGGTGACGGCAAGAACAATCAATGGCGTTTCGTTCGACGGCACCGCAAACATTACCGTTGCGGACGGCACCAAAGAGCCTGGGATCGCGGCTGGAACAACGGCTCAATATTGGCGTGGTGATAAATCATGGCAGGACTTGGCGGCTTCTGTGCGAGCGATCGTTCTGACCGGATTGTCTACGGCGACTAGTACAGCCATCGCCGCAACCGATAGCGTGCTCTCCGCGCTTGGAAAGCTGCAAGCTCAAGTGTCCTCGTTGTCGACAAGTAAGCTTGATGTTTCTGCAACCGCTGCGGCAGCAACGAAGCTGGTGACGGCAAGAACAATCAATGGCGTTTCGTTCGACGGCACCGCAAACATTACCGTCTCCGACAGTTCGAAAGAACCTTCCATCGCAAGTGGCACGGCCGCACAATTTTGGCGCGGTGACAAAACTTGGCAGGATTTCGCTACCGTCACTCGAGCAGTTGCGTTGACGGGGTTAAGCACGGCCACGAATGCTGCCATCGCTGCCACCGATTCAATTCTAGTAGGATTCGGCAAGCTCCAGGCTCAGATAAATGGCTTGGCGCCGACGAACTCTCCTACATTAACTGGCACGCCTACCGCCCCGACGCCCGCATCTACCGACAGCGGGACGACTATCGCGACCACAGCGTTCGTCAAAAGTATGTATCCATCAGCTGCTGTCGTGCCGGCGAGTGGGTTCACCTTGGGTGCATCACCGGATGCCGGTCGAGCAAAAAAGACAGGCCCGATTGTTCATCTGGATGGTTGGTTGTTAAAGACCGGCGGCGGCGCCATGGCTGCAAATACGAAAATTGGAAATGTTCCATCGGGGTACGCCCCGCTTGGTAACCTCCTGTGCAATTTGTTGGTGAGTGATGGCGCGGGCAGCTACCAACTCATCGCAGCCGGTATAACTCCAGCTACGGATTCGGACCCCGGAAAGATCTTCACAACGCAGGCCGCGACGGTGTCATCGGTTATTAGCCTGCAAAATATAACCTACGATACCAATTTCGCATGATACTCGAGGAGGGATCATCAATCGCGCTGTATCAGGCGGCCGATCGATTGGTTTTTTTCTAGCCGCTGCGGAAAGAGCAGCCGACCATAGACGTCGGCTGCTCCATAGCGTTACTTTGTCCTGGTTGGATCAACCAAAGTGTATGTGGACCCCGCCTTGGGAGTGGGCGGGAGAGGTTCGCCGCGAACGACGGTCCTTTCTGGTCCGGTTCCGCCGCGTGGTCCAGTAATGCCATACTGGCCTGATCGGGGAGCGATCATGCCAGGACGTAGTCCAGTAGTCTTTGCCATTTCATATGGCCCTTTCTCCTGACTTGCCAAATCAGCCATTGGGCGCTATCTACGAAAGCTGTTCACACCACCGCTTCGGCGCACGGTCTTGCCTCACGGCAAGTCAGGAAACCGTGGCAAAACACACAAAGGCGTGCCGAATCAACGGCACGCCTTTTTTGTCGCAAAAAGCGAGGGTTAACGCAAGGTGAATCTTTGGTGGGAATTCTCTGTATTCGGCGTTATAGCTGAGTTATCCACTCTGTCAACATGACGGCGCCGTCATTATGAAAATTTAATCTAGTCGGGGCTAGACCCTTCAAGTCAAACACCAGAATTTTATTCCATGCTTTCTTGGATTTTTAAATCTTCGCGGATGCATTTTTTGTGAGTTAAACCACCAGGTCGCGCTAGTGTCGCCTGCTTTAGAGCTTTATATCTTTCCACACCGGTTTGCGAATAATTCTGATCTCGGTAAGTCGACGCACGCTCATGCCGACACGCTCCGCCGACGGCGGGCTTACGAGGTCGGCGGTCAGGTAGTCTTTCCTGTTGCATCGCTCGCAACGGAACTGCTTTGCGATTTGCCGGACCGAGATGTTTCCGCATAGCTGCAGGAGATCCACCGGCTCATAGAACCGCTTCACCTGGCAGAGCGCGCAGTCGATTTTGACGAAGTAGGAGCCATCCGCGTAGTTGCGCAGCGTGGGCGCCGAAAGCACGTCCATTCGGCTCGGGGCCTTCTCGGGCATCGGTCATGCTTGTGCTTGGAAATATTGCACCCAGGTGGGATGGGTTTCGATCCCATCGACAATGAGCTCGATCGTCGTTTCAAGGTTTTCGCCGATATCGTACCAGTTCGGCCCAAGATTGAGTTCGGTTCGGTCGATCGGGATGCTGATGAGCGTGCAGATCTTGCCTTGGGCTTCATCGATAGCGAACTGCAAGTCTGCGAAGTATCCCGAAGGCAACGCGGTATTCACTTGCACGCGCTTGAAAACGAGGCCCGGCCTACCTTCGGTCTCACTAGCGAGCGCATGTTCGATTTCGTTGGTCGGAAGATCGAATGGGCCTTCCCACCAGAAGGTATATGGCGGCAGGTCGTCGTCTTCCTCATTATCGAAATCATAGGCGCCGATCTGCTCCAGCACTCCTCGAGCGTCGCCGATCACTTTCAGAAATGCCGTTGATTTCGCAATCGCTCCATCATGCCGGCGTTCATCGAAAACGTCCTGGCTGACGAATGCGACAAGTTGCTTGAGCACCTCTGCGCCTTGGCGCGTGATTGTGTAATGGTTCGGTTGCATGGCGCACGTCTCCGTTCCGCCCGGAGGGGCGGTTCCTTTCAGCAAATTTTGTGTAATCCCAGGCCATCGGCCTTGTTTGTTCTCAAAATGTTCTCATTTTGGAGAAGAGTCAAGCGTGACCGAAAGTGCTATGGAGACCGCATGAGAATCGCCGCCGCCACGATTGCCGCCCTGATATTTGCAAGCCCGGTTTATGCCAGCGAGCCGGTCGAGGCGAAAGTCTCCGTCTGCTTCACGCCAGGCGAACAGTGTGAGGGTAAGATCATTGAGGCCGTCGACCGGGCCAAATCATCCATCCGCGTCCAGGCCTATGGCTTCACGTCGCTGCCAATCATCCACGCGTTGCGACGGGCCGCGGGCAGGGGCGTGGAGGTGCTCGCCATTCTCGATAAGACGAATGAGCATAAATATTCCGGCGCCACGCTACTCGAAGCCGCCGGCGTTCCGGTATGGATAGATTTCGAGCCGGCGATAGCCCACAACAAGATCATCGTGATCGACGGCCATCTGACCATAGGCGGCTCGTACAATTACACCGCGGCGGCGCAGAAGCGGAATGCGGAGAACGTCACTTTCACCGAGAGCAAGGAGATCGCGCGTCAGTTCATGGTGAATTGGGATAGCCGATTGAAGGTGTCGCGAGGTTTCGAAGGGGCTTCTAAAGCATATTGAACCCGACAGGTCGGCACAGCGCGCGCTTCCTGACTTGCCGGCGCGTTCGATCAACCCAAAGATGCCCTATGTTTTGCTTGGCGATGGCGGAAACTTACCCGGACCCATTACCGGTTTTCCCGTCAATGGCGAATACCTGGGTTGGCGTGCCGGCTTTGCCGACGTGGTACCTTGCGAAGGCACCGGCACTCGGCGCCAACCATTCATCGTCATGCACTGTTGGACGAATTGATCGGCACGGATGGCATTGCCGATCGCGTTACCCAATTGTGCGCCCGCCACGTAGCTAGTGCTGCCCCAAGCAACCACGCCCTGTTGAGTGCTTGATGATAGCATCTGACACTGCGCCTGCGTCATCTCGATGTTCGGTGGATTGGGAATGATCGGTTCATACGTATAATTTGTTGCGCACGATGAAAGGCCAGCGGTCAAGCCGACCGCCGCTATATATTTGATTTTCATTGCATTCCCCTCAAGCCCGGTGTAATTATGCACGCGGAGCGAGAATGGTCAATGCTTGGATTTCGCGTTCGGATGAGAAATGGTGTGATCAACAGATAGTTGACGTTTCACCAATCTGTTGACAATCGTTACGGATGTTACGGTTTGTCGTTGCCCAACAAGAAAACTTGTAGCACGGTAAAAGTGGCT comes from Rhizobium tropici CIAT 899 and encodes:
- a CDS encoding lysozyme — protein: MPINRIVATKRGNALVAGVVAAAISGMVAIFPGEPPVHDDTALAIKILQPWEGRRLVAYLDTLPTKPVWTICDGDTDNVRKGMIETNAGCDTRLAKKMERDYRPHLVKCIADWDSKPLSWRGSMLTLSWNIGVGATCNSTAARLGREGKYRQSCEAATAFNKAGGRTLKGLVNRREMGDSQRAGEAEVCVSGLSA
- a CDS encoding phospholipase D family protein, which gives rise to MRIAAATIAALIFASPVYASEPVEAKVSVCFTPGEQCEGKIIEAVDRAKSSIRVQAYGFTSLPIIHALRRAAGRGVEVLAILDKTNEHKYSGATLLEAAGVPVWIDFEPAIAHNKIIVIDGHLTIGGSYNYTAAAQKRNAENVTFTESKEIARQFMVNWDSRLKVSRGFEGASKAY